In Rubrivirga marina, the following are encoded in one genomic region:
- a CDS encoding Acg family FMN-binding oxidoreductase — protein sequence MTDRDRLLAILDATRHAPSVLNTQPWAFRIAGDAVELRADRRRQLPALDPHGRELTVSCGAALAVLRVAALHHGLRALIEPFPQADDLDLLARVTFEPAAPPADDRLFRAIALRHTHRRALADEPIPDDLAAALMGAVAQDDAWLRLLTTPDDKEMVARLVDEAVRVQAQDSGVVADVRAWLRPDGDPRPDGVRDGDQGPWDRRADVRTPAAAVARHKARLIENAPAVAVLGTETDTPSAWLAAGLALGEMLLVAADRGLAVSYANEPIEVNGGWRRRLAAVVGGGYPQLLFRLGRPVEEGGTPRRPLRDVAEVAPEDEPPPDRAGRPITTPFGPVEARQARVGLGRLPTSPPIR from the coding sequence ATGACCGACCGCGACCGGCTCCTCGCCATCCTCGACGCCACGCGCCACGCGCCGAGCGTCCTCAACACGCAGCCGTGGGCGTTCCGGATCGCCGGCGACGCCGTCGAGCTCCGCGCCGACCGCCGCCGCCAGCTGCCGGCCCTCGACCCGCACGGCCGGGAGCTGACCGTGAGCTGCGGCGCCGCGCTCGCCGTCCTCCGCGTGGCGGCCCTCCACCACGGCCTCCGCGCCCTCATCGAGCCGTTCCCCCAGGCCGACGACCTCGACCTCCTCGCGCGCGTCACGTTCGAGCCCGCCGCGCCTCCGGCCGACGACCGCCTCTTCCGGGCCATCGCGCTCCGCCACACGCACCGCCGCGCCCTCGCCGACGAGCCGATCCCCGACGACCTCGCCGCGGCCCTGATGGGCGCCGTCGCGCAGGACGACGCGTGGCTGCGCCTCCTCACGACCCCGGACGACAAGGAGATGGTGGCGCGGCTGGTCGACGAGGCCGTCCGCGTCCAGGCCCAGGACTCCGGCGTCGTCGCCGACGTCCGCGCGTGGCTCCGGCCCGACGGCGACCCGCGCCCCGACGGCGTCCGCGACGGGGACCAGGGGCCGTGGGACCGCCGCGCCGACGTCCGCACGCCGGCGGCGGCCGTGGCCCGCCACAAGGCTCGGCTGATCGAGAACGCCCCGGCCGTGGCCGTGCTCGGGACCGAGACCGACACGCCGAGCGCGTGGCTGGCCGCCGGTCTCGCCCTCGGCGAGATGCTCCTGGTCGCGGCGGATCGAGGCCTCGCCGTGTCGTACGCCAACGAGCCGATCGAGGTGAACGGCGGCTGGCGTCGGCGGTTGGCCGCCGTCGTCGGCGGGGGGTACCCGCAGCTCCTCTTCCGCCTCGGGCGGCCCGTCGAGGAGGGCGGGACCCCGCGGCGCCCGCTCCGCGACGTCGCCGAGGTCGCGCCGGAGGACGAGCCGCCCCCGGACCGCGCCGGTCGCCCCATCACGACCCCGTTCGGCCCCGTCGAGGCCCGCCAAGCGCGGGTCGGGCTGGGCCGTCTCCCCACCTCTCCCCCGATCCGATGA
- a CDS encoding universal stress protein encodes MTAFAPVVCALDLDPASEPALVAAAELAARTTGPLHLVTVLPMLSGESEVAIEAAGAIVELYVDCALGDGAFAELAPHVEVTTRSDAAAAVVAYAERVGAATLVLGTHGRRGLQRFRLGSVAEAAVRQSACPVLVVPNEATARLPGPGRPVLVPVDFSAQSGRAVAVGVALAELTGAEIETVFVMDAVGETALAVAGSLAVAPPPDEPAEADLRAFAADAGADAVGTCVAHGDPAEAIARRAEALGAGAVVMGTHGRRGLAHAVFGSVTEAALRRLHCPVLTVR; translated from the coding sequence ATGACCGCCTTCGCCCCCGTCGTCTGCGCCCTCGACCTCGACCCGGCCTCCGAGCCCGCGCTCGTCGCGGCCGCCGAGCTCGCCGCCCGGACCACCGGTCCGCTCCACCTCGTCACGGTCCTCCCCATGCTCAGCGGCGAGTCCGAGGTCGCCATCGAGGCCGCGGGCGCCATCGTCGAGCTGTACGTCGACTGCGCCCTCGGCGACGGGGCGTTCGCCGAGCTGGCGCCGCACGTCGAAGTCACCACCCGGTCCGACGCGGCCGCGGCCGTCGTGGCCTACGCCGAGCGCGTCGGCGCGGCGACGCTCGTGCTGGGGACGCACGGCCGGCGCGGGCTCCAGCGGTTCCGCCTCGGGAGCGTGGCCGAGGCGGCCGTCCGCCAGTCGGCGTGCCCGGTCCTCGTCGTTCCGAACGAGGCGACGGCACGGCTGCCCGGCCCCGGCCGGCCCGTCCTCGTCCCCGTCGACTTCTCGGCGCAGAGCGGCCGCGCCGTCGCCGTCGGCGTGGCGCTGGCCGAGCTGACCGGCGCCGAGATCGAGACCGTGTTCGTGATGGACGCCGTCGGCGAGACGGCCCTCGCGGTCGCGGGGAGCCTCGCCGTGGCGCCGCCGCCCGACGAACCCGCCGAGGCCGACCTCCGCGCGTTCGCGGCCGACGCGGGCGCCGACGCCGTCGGCACGTGCGTCGCGCACGGCGACCCGGCCGAGGCCATCGCCCGCCGCGCCGAGGCGCTCGGCGCCGGGGCCGTCGTGATGGGCACGCACGGCCGACGCGGGCTGGCCCACGCCGTGTTCGGGAGCGTGACCGAGGCCGCGCTCCGACGGCTCCACTGCCCCGTCCTCACCGTCCGCTAG
- a CDS encoding response regulator — translation MSLSTKILLVDDHPLLRTGLAMTLDDEPDFEIVGQAADAEEALDVVDRLDPDLVVVDLSLPGMGGIELVKHLQTIRPQTRTLVVSRHDESLYAERAVRAGAKGYVSKLEAGEKIVEAVRTVLRGGIFLSEDVKDKMLFGAAAGRDPMASPLEVLSDRELEVFEMTGRGVETKEVAERLHLSVKTVESYRARIKTKLGLTNSTELIAHAVRWVEDNRAD, via the coding sequence ATGAGCCTCTCCACCAAGATCCTCCTCGTCGACGACCACCCGCTCCTCCGCACGGGCCTCGCTATGACGCTCGACGACGAGCCCGACTTCGAGATCGTGGGCCAGGCCGCCGACGCCGAGGAGGCCCTCGACGTGGTCGACCGGCTCGATCCGGACCTCGTCGTCGTCGACCTCTCGTTGCCGGGGATGGGCGGGATCGAGTTGGTGAAGCACCTCCAGACGATCCGGCCCCAGACCCGGACGCTCGTCGTCTCGCGCCACGACGAGAGCCTCTACGCCGAGCGCGCCGTCCGCGCCGGCGCCAAGGGCTACGTCTCCAAGCTGGAGGCCGGCGAGAAGATCGTCGAGGCCGTCCGGACCGTCCTCCGCGGGGGCATCTTCCTGTCCGAGGACGTCAAGGACAAGATGCTGTTCGGCGCCGCCGCCGGGCGCGACCCGATGGCGTCGCCGCTGGAGGTGCTCTCCGACCGCGAGCTCGAGGTGTTCGAGATGACCGGGCGGGGCGTCGAGACGAAGGAGGTCGCCGAGCGCCTCCACCTCTCGGTCAAGACCGTCGAGAGCTACCGGGCCCGGATCAAGACGAAGTTGGGGCTCACGAACTCGACCGAGCTCATCGCCCACGCCGTCCGCTGGGTCGAGGACAACCGGGCGGACTAG
- a CDS encoding PAS domain S-box protein: MPPPSPDPTESAALAAIFESTVDAVITIDAEGWIERFNPAAERTFGYARDEVVGQRIDMLMPEPYHSEHEGYIRAYHETGRRRIIGIGREVVGRRKSGETFPMDLAVNDVRLPDGRQIFVGLVRDISERRELERVVLRTAEDERRRIGQDLHDGLGQMLTGTGLRARRLAKRLRAEDSAEAPLADELVTLLDEADGYARAIARGLVPVDVEAGGLADALERLADHAGRLLGLDCRVERTGSDPTLPATTATHLYRIAQEAVSNAARHGRARHVVVALAGGDRQTRLRVEDDGVGIEAAQAGGTPDAPVRPHDDRGMGVRIMHYRARVAGGELDVRPGPDGGTVVTCTIRHDGPLPSDPSRTA, encoded by the coding sequence GTGCCCCCGCCCTCCCCCGACCCCACCGAGAGCGCCGCGCTGGCGGCCATCTTCGAGTCGACCGTCGACGCCGTCATCACGATCGACGCCGAGGGGTGGATCGAGCGGTTCAACCCGGCCGCCGAGCGGACGTTCGGCTACGCCCGCGACGAGGTGGTGGGCCAGCGGATCGACATGCTGATGCCGGAGCCGTACCACTCCGAGCACGAGGGCTACATCCGGGCCTACCACGAGACCGGCCGCCGCCGGATCATCGGGATCGGGCGGGAGGTCGTCGGGCGGCGGAAATCGGGCGAGACGTTCCCGATGGACCTCGCCGTCAACGACGTCCGGCTGCCGGACGGGCGCCAGATCTTCGTCGGGCTCGTCCGCGACATCTCGGAGCGGCGGGAGCTCGAGCGGGTCGTGCTCCGGACGGCGGAGGACGAGCGGCGGCGGATCGGGCAGGACCTCCACGACGGGCTCGGCCAGATGCTCACCGGGACCGGCCTCCGCGCCCGGCGCCTCGCGAAGCGGCTCCGGGCCGAGGACAGCGCCGAGGCCCCCCTCGCCGACGAGCTCGTGACGCTCCTCGACGAGGCCGACGGCTACGCCCGCGCCATCGCCCGCGGCCTCGTCCCCGTCGACGTCGAGGCCGGCGGCCTGGCCGACGCGCTCGAGCGGCTGGCGGATCACGCCGGCCGCCTCCTCGGCCTCGACTGCCGCGTCGAGCGGACCGGCAGCGACCCCACGCTTCCCGCCACGACGGCCACGCACCTCTACCGGATCGCCCAGGAGGCCGTCTCGAACGCGGCCCGCCACGGCCGCGCCCGCCACGTCGTCGTGGCGCTCGCCGGCGGGGATCGCCAGACGCGCCTCCGCGTCGAGGATGACGGGGTCGGCATCGAGGCCGCGCAGGCCGGCGGTACGCCCGACGCGCCCGTCCGCCCCCACGACGACCGCGGCATGGGCGTCCGGATCATGCACTACCGGGCGCGCGTGGCCGGCGGCGAGCTCGACGTCCGCCCCGGGCCCGACGGCGGGACCGTCGTGACCTGCACGATCCGCCACGACGGCCCGCTCCCCTCCGATCCCTCCCGAACCGCCTGA
- a CDS encoding Acg family FMN-binding oxidoreductase: MNIARRPTLPSSVAPRAVTDADVPADARPDERLTAMLRWAVQAPSVLNTQPWRFRVDGDRVSVFVDRSRVLAAVDPEGREAVVSCGAALFTLRLAARHYGETVAVEVAGPDDAPDLVGTLRLTGHAPPTASEETLFRAIKARHTNRAPYADLEVPVGLLARLHGASEAEGARLHVLTADADKAALADLVGRAIRAQSDHESLEEIGAWARGAGDDRPDGVADVPWGGWGRMGHLHADPRFAIAETRALVAGAPALLVVATDADDRAAWALAGAALQHVLLLGAAHGLAASYFNQPTEVDDLRPEVSAVAGVGHAQVVLRLGTPVETPGTPRRPIDDVLATAGG; the protein is encoded by the coding sequence ATGAACATCGCCCGCCGCCCCACGCTCCCCTCGTCCGTCGCCCCGCGCGCCGTCACCGACGCCGACGTCCCCGCCGACGCTCGACCCGACGAGCGGCTCACGGCCATGCTCCGGTGGGCCGTCCAGGCCCCGAGCGTGCTCAACACGCAGCCGTGGCGGTTCCGCGTCGACGGCGACAGGGTGTCCGTCTTCGTCGACCGGTCACGGGTGCTGGCGGCCGTCGACCCCGAGGGGCGGGAGGCCGTCGTGTCGTGCGGGGCCGCCCTCTTCACGCTCCGGCTGGCGGCCCGCCACTACGGCGAGACCGTCGCCGTGGAGGTCGCCGGGCCGGACGACGCCCCGGACCTCGTCGGGACGCTTCGCCTGACGGGCCACGCGCCGCCGACGGCGTCGGAGGAGACGCTCTTCCGGGCCATCAAAGCGCGCCACACGAACCGGGCGCCCTACGCCGACCTCGAGGTCCCGGTCGGGCTCCTCGCCCGGCTCCACGGGGCCTCCGAGGCCGAGGGGGCCCGCCTCCACGTCCTGACGGCCGACGCCGACAAGGCGGCCCTGGCCGACCTCGTCGGGCGCGCGATCCGTGCCCAGAGCGATCACGAGTCGCTGGAGGAGATCGGGGCCTGGGCCCGGGGCGCTGGCGACGACCGCCCCGACGGCGTCGCCGACGTGCCGTGGGGCGGGTGGGGCCGGATGGGCCACCTCCACGCCGACCCGCGCTTCGCCATCGCCGAGACCCGGGCGCTCGTGGCCGGCGCCCCCGCGCTCCTCGTCGTCGCCACCGACGCCGACGACCGGGCCGCGTGGGCCCTCGCCGGCGCCGCGCTCCAGCACGTCCTCCTGCTCGGCGCCGCGCACGGCCTCGCCGCGAGCTACTTCAACCAGCCGACCGAGGTGGACGACCTGCGGCCCGAGGTCTCGGCCGTTGCGGGCGTGGGCCACGCGCAGGTCGTGCTCCGCCTCGGCACGCCCGTCGAGACGCCCGGCACGCCCCGTCGGCCCATCGACGACGTTCTCGCGACGGCCGGCGGATGA
- a CDS encoding energy transducer TonB codes for PPPPPDPEPTEPEIFEVAEVQPELIGGLAGLQSRLVYPELAIRAGVEGQVVVQFVVDERGNVIDPVVLRTPNPLLTEAALKAVTESRFTPGQQRGRPVRVRYAVPVTFTLVAAN; via the coding sequence CGCCGCCGCCCCCGCCGGATCCCGAGCCGACCGAGCCCGAGATCTTCGAGGTCGCCGAGGTGCAGCCCGAACTGATCGGCGGGCTGGCCGGCCTGCAGAGCCGGCTGGTCTACCCCGAGCTGGCGATCCGCGCCGGCGTCGAGGGGCAGGTCGTCGTCCAGTTCGTCGTCGACGAGCGGGGGAACGTCATCGACCCCGTCGTCCTCCGCACGCCGAACCCACTGCTGACGGAAGCGGCGCTGAAGGCAGTCACGGAGAGCCGCTTCACCCCCGGCCAGCAGCGCGGGCGGCCCGTCCGCGTCCGCTACGCCGTGCCGGTCACGTTCACCCTCGTCGCCGCGAATTGA
- the ppdK gene encoding pyruvate, phosphate dikinase, whose amino-acid sequence MTSSVDTLTVQPTSTDVPRRVYRFGGGHTDGDRSLKALLGGKGANLAEMSRLGLPVPPGFTVTTEACAAFYDAGREWPGGLDEEVEAGVAHLEAATGRRFGDARRPLLVSVRSGAAVSMPGMMDTVLDLGLNDRTVEALARAYGDERSAWDAYRRFLDMFGDVVMGVPHAGFETALQGLKDERGVTDDTDLDVVALRDLVDRYKAVYRRHTGHMPPEDPREQLRFAIDAVFGSWRSDRAITYRRINHIRGLVGTAVNVQAMVFGNHGEGSGTGVLFSRHPSTGAPGLFGEYLANAQGEDVVAGIRTPQPLSALRDAMPEVYVDLEAAVTRLERHYGDMQDIEFTVEEGTLYLLQTRNGKRTGAAAVKIATDLVREGVVTKDRAVRDLVEPGHVDQLLHPRFATDGDHGATPIAKGLPASPGAAVGKAVFSAEAAEAAKAAGDAVILVRVETSPEDVGGMHAAEGILTSRGGMTSHAAVVARGWGKPCVAGCDGIVVNEERRHVTTGTVTVREGDWLSLDGTTGEVLLGRAELVPPGLSDDVTEVLAWADEFRRLGVRANADQPADAEQARAFGAEGIGLCRTEHMFFEDGRIEAVREMILAETEHDRRAALDALLPLQRGDFRALFEAMDGLPVTVRLLDPPLHEFLPHDDAGVEALADRLGVSVGTVRRRVAALREQNPMLGHRGCRLGVTHPEITETQARALFEAAVEAAEAGADVRPEVMVPLVGTVAEFRHQRAVVDEVAAAVFAERGRTVPYLVGTMIEVPRAALLADAIAEEAAFFSFGTNDLTQMTFGYSRDDAGTGFLPQYLDAKILPDDPFQTIDQEGVGLLVRNAAALGRNANPALHLGVCGEHGGDPESVAFFHEAGLDYVSCSPFRVPVARLAAAQAALRDSPDTPEA is encoded by the coding sequence ATGACGTCCTCCGTCGACACCCTCACCGTCCAGCCCACCTCCACCGACGTCCCGCGCCGCGTCTACCGCTTCGGCGGCGGCCACACCGACGGCGACCGCTCGCTCAAGGCGCTCTTGGGCGGGAAGGGCGCCAACCTCGCCGAGATGAGCCGGCTCGGGCTGCCCGTGCCCCCGGGATTCACCGTGACCACCGAGGCCTGCGCCGCGTTCTACGACGCCGGTCGTGAGTGGCCCGGGGGGCTCGACGAGGAGGTCGAGGCGGGCGTGGCCCACCTCGAGGCCGCCACGGGCCGCCGCTTCGGCGACGCCCGCCGGCCGCTCCTCGTCTCGGTCCGCTCCGGCGCGGCCGTCTCGATGCCGGGCATGATGGACACGGTCCTCGACCTCGGCCTCAACGACCGGACCGTCGAGGCGCTCGCCCGGGCCTACGGCGACGAGCGCTCGGCGTGGGACGCGTATCGGCGGTTCCTCGACATGTTCGGCGACGTCGTGATGGGCGTCCCGCACGCCGGGTTCGAGACGGCGCTCCAGGGCCTCAAGGACGAGCGCGGCGTGACCGACGACACCGACCTTGACGTCGTCGCCCTCCGCGACCTCGTCGACCGCTACAAGGCGGTCTACCGCCGCCACACCGGCCACATGCCGCCTGAGGACCCGCGCGAGCAGCTCCGCTTCGCCATCGACGCCGTGTTCGGGTCGTGGCGGAGCGATCGGGCCATCACGTACCGCCGGATCAACCACATCCGCGGGCTCGTCGGGACGGCGGTCAACGTGCAGGCCATGGTGTTCGGCAACCACGGCGAGGGGAGCGGGACGGGCGTCCTGTTCTCGCGCCACCCGTCGACCGGCGCGCCGGGCCTCTTCGGCGAGTACCTCGCCAACGCCCAGGGCGAGGACGTCGTGGCCGGCATCCGCACGCCGCAGCCGCTCTCGGCCCTCCGCGACGCCATGCCCGAGGTCTACGTCGACCTCGAGGCGGCCGTGACGCGCCTGGAGCGCCACTACGGCGACATGCAGGACATCGAGTTCACCGTCGAGGAGGGCACGCTGTACCTCCTCCAGACCCGCAACGGCAAGCGGACCGGCGCGGCGGCCGTCAAGATCGCGACCGACCTCGTCCGCGAGGGGGTCGTGACGAAGGACCGGGCCGTGCGCGACCTCGTCGAGCCGGGCCACGTGGACCAGCTGCTCCACCCGCGCTTCGCCACCGACGGCGACCACGGCGCGACGCCGATCGCGAAGGGCCTGCCGGCCTCGCCCGGCGCGGCCGTCGGGAAGGCCGTGTTCTCCGCCGAGGCGGCCGAGGCGGCCAAGGCCGCGGGCGACGCCGTGATCCTCGTGCGCGTCGAGACGAGTCCCGAGGACGTCGGCGGGATGCACGCGGCCGAGGGCATCCTCACGTCGCGCGGCGGCATGACGAGCCACGCGGCCGTCGTGGCCCGCGGCTGGGGCAAGCCGTGCGTCGCGGGGTGCGACGGGATCGTGGTCAACGAGGAGCGGAGGCACGTCACGACCGGGACGGTCACGGTCCGCGAGGGCGACTGGCTGTCGCTCGACGGGACGACCGGCGAGGTCCTCCTCGGCCGGGCGGAGCTCGTGCCCCCGGGCCTCTCCGACGACGTGACCGAAGTCCTCGCCTGGGCCGACGAGTTCCGCCGGTTGGGCGTCCGCGCCAACGCCGACCAGCCGGCCGACGCCGAGCAAGCGCGCGCCTTCGGGGCCGAGGGGATCGGGCTGTGCCGGACCGAGCACATGTTCTTCGAGGACGGCCGGATCGAGGCGGTCCGCGAGATGATCCTCGCCGAGACCGAGCACGACCGGCGGGCGGCCCTCGACGCCCTCCTCCCGCTCCAGCGCGGCGACTTCCGTGCGCTTTTCGAGGCCATGGACGGGCTGCCCGTGACGGTCCGCCTCCTGGACCCGCCGCTCCACGAGTTCCTGCCGCACGACGACGCGGGCGTGGAGGCCCTGGCCGACCGCCTCGGCGTGTCTGTGGGCACGGTCCGCCGACGGGTCGCCGCGCTCCGCGAGCAGAACCCGATGCTCGGCCACCGGGGTTGCCGGCTCGGCGTGACGCACCCCGAGATCACGGAGACCCAGGCGCGCGCCCTGTTCGAGGCGGCTGTCGAGGCGGCCGAGGCTGGCGCCGACGTCCGGCCCGAGGTGATGGTCCCGCTGGTCGGGACGGTCGCCGAGTTCCGGCACCAGCGGGCCGTCGTCGACGAGGTCGCCGCGGCGGTCTTCGCCGAGCGCGGTCGGACGGTCCCGTACCTCGTCGGGACGATGATCGAGGTCCCGCGCGCGGCGCTCCTCGCCGACGCCATCGCGGAGGAGGCCGCGTTCTTCTCGTTCGGCACGAACGACCTCACGCAGATGACGTTCGGCTACAGCCGCGACGACGCGGGCACGGGCTTCCTCCCGCAGTACCTCGACGCGAAGATCCTCCCGGACGACCCGTTCCAGACGATCGACCAGGAGGGCGTGGGCCTGCTCGTGCGGAACGCCGCGGCGCTCGGACGCAACGCCAACCCGGCGCTCCACCTCGGCGTCTGCGGCGAGCACGGCGGCGACCCCGAGTCGGTCGCCTTCTTCCACGAGGCCGGCCTCGACTACGTGAGCTGCTCGCCGTTCCGGGTGCCCGTCGCCCGGCTGGCGGCGGCGCAGGCCGCCCTCCGCGACTCCCCCGACACGCCGGAGGCCTGA
- a CDS encoding DsrE/DsrF/DrsH-like family protein gives MELTTPLPTPAAVPAPPRKVEKVLVIVSKGTIEDVYAGLILANGALMEGLEAKMFFTFFGLEALRKDRQDHLHTATVGNPAFMAKLPTMLGGLPGFEALASAMMRKEMDALDIPPVSEFLEMIVAGGGEIYACKLAADMFKVDPADLIDDLAGVITVGDMYGLADGDGTQILFI, from the coding sequence ATGGAACTCACCACCCCACTCCCCACTCCGGCCGCCGTCCCCGCGCCGCCCAGGAAGGTCGAGAAGGTCCTCGTCATCGTCTCGAAGGGGACGATTGAGGACGTCTACGCCGGGCTCATCCTGGCCAACGGCGCCCTCATGGAGGGCCTCGAAGCTAAGATGTTCTTCACCTTTTTCGGCCTGGAGGCCCTTCGGAAGGACCGCCAAGACCACCTCCACACCGCCACCGTCGGCAACCCGGCGTTCATGGCCAAGCTCCCGACGATGCTCGGCGGGCTCCCGGGCTTCGAGGCGCTCGCCTCAGCCATGATGCGCAAGGAGATGGACGCGCTCGACATCCCGCCGGTGTCCGAGTTCCTCGAGATGATCGTGGCGGGCGGCGGCGAGATCTACGCCTGCAAGCTGGCCGCCGACATGTTCAAGGTCGACCCGGCCGACCTCATCGACGACCTCGCCGGCGTCATCACCGTCGGCGACATGTATGGCCTCGCCGACGGCGACGGCACGCAGATCCTCTTCATCTAA
- a CDS encoding TusE/DsrC/DsvC family sulfur relay protein, with protein MQIQSAIDLTTLDVDSEGYLTDATQWTPEIAREIARDAGIELTDKHVEVLQFLRERHFEGTPLTIRRVGKSGVVTIKEFYGLFPGGPLKVSSRIAGIPKPASCV; from the coding sequence ATGCAGATCCAGTCCGCCATCGACCTGACCACGCTGGACGTCGACTCCGAGGGCTACCTCACGGACGCCACGCAGTGGACGCCCGAGATCGCCCGCGAGATCGCACGCGACGCCGGCATCGAGTTGACCGACAAGCACGTCGAGGTCCTCCAGTTTCTCCGCGAGCGGCATTTCGAGGGGACGCCCCTCACGATCCGCCGCGTCGGCAAGTCCGGGGTCGTCACGATCAAGGAGTTCTACGGCCTCTTCCCCGGCGGGCCGCTGAAGGTGTCGAGCCGGATCGCCGGCATTCCGAAGCCCGCCAGTTGCGTCTAG
- the sqr gene encoding type III sulfide quinone reductase, selenoprotein subtype, producing MQTLLILGGGTAGTMAANKLRRELDPDAWSVTVIDKSETHLYQPGLLFVPFGVYEPERLTRPGRDVLDGGIELIVAEVAEVEPNKDRVLLADGRPVAYDVLIVATGTAPRPAETPGLDGPLWYRDAFDFYTLEGATALRDRLATWDGGRLVVFLAESVFKCPVAPLEFAFLADSFFEARGIRDRVEITYVTPLSGAFTKPKAGAFLGGLMDEKGIAVVPDFYAERVDAERKTLVAYDEREVPFDLLVAVPVNMGADLVGASGMGDADDLNYVPTDRHTLRSRDHDNVFVIGDATNLPTSKAGSVAHFEAEILTENVLHWIAGEPLAAEFDGHANCFIETGHGKAALIDFNYDTEPLPGDFPLPVLGPMRLLKETRTNHLGKLAFEWIYWHRLLSGKPLPVSTEMSMLGKRLDAAPA from the coding sequence ATGCAGACCCTCCTCATCCTCGGCGGCGGCACGGCCGGCACGATGGCCGCCAACAAGCTCCGCCGCGAACTCGACCCCGACGCCTGGTCCGTCACGGTCATCGACAAGAGCGAGACCCACCTCTACCAGCCGGGCCTCCTCTTCGTCCCGTTCGGGGTCTACGAGCCCGAGCGGCTCACGCGGCCCGGCCGCGACGTCCTCGACGGCGGGATCGAGTTGATCGTCGCCGAAGTGGCCGAGGTCGAGCCCAACAAGGACCGCGTGCTCCTCGCCGACGGCCGGCCCGTGGCCTACGACGTCCTCATCGTGGCCACGGGCACGGCGCCCCGCCCCGCCGAGACGCCCGGCCTCGACGGCCCGCTGTGGTACCGCGACGCCTTCGACTTCTACACCCTCGAGGGGGCCACGGCCCTCCGCGACCGGCTGGCGACGTGGGACGGCGGCCGGCTCGTCGTCTTCCTGGCCGAGAGCGTCTTCAAGTGCCCCGTCGCCCCGCTCGAGTTCGCGTTCCTCGCCGACTCGTTCTTCGAGGCGCGCGGGATCCGCGACCGGGTCGAGATCACCTACGTGACGCCGCTCTCGGGCGCGTTCACCAAGCCCAAGGCTGGGGCCTTCCTCGGCGGGCTGATGGACGAGAAGGGGATCGCCGTCGTGCCCGACTTTTACGCCGAGCGCGTCGACGCCGAGCGGAAGACGCTCGTGGCGTACGACGAGCGCGAGGTGCCCTTCGACCTGCTCGTGGCCGTCCCCGTCAACATGGGCGCGGACCTCGTGGGCGCGAGCGGGATGGGCGACGCCGACGACCTCAACTACGTCCCGACGGACCGCCACACGCTTCGGTCTCGCGACCACGACAACGTGTTCGTGATCGGCGACGCCACCAACCTGCCGACCTCGAAGGCCGGCTCCGTGGCCCACTTCGAGGCCGAGATCCTGACCGAGAACGTCCTCCACTGGATCGCCGGGGAGCCGCTCGCAGCCGAGTTCGACGGCCACGCCAACTGCTTTATCGAGACGGGGCACGGCAAGGCGGCGCTCATCGACTTCAACTACGACACGGAGCCGCTCCCGGGCGACTTCCCGCTCCCGGTCCTCGGCCCGATGCGCCTGCTCAAGGAGACGCGCACCAACCACCTCGGCAAGCTCGCCTTCGAGTGGATCTACTGGCACCGGCTCCTCAGCGGCAAGCCGCTCCCGGTCTCGACCGAGATGTCGATGCTCGGCAAGCGCCTCGACGCCGCCCCCGCCTGA